A single genomic interval of bacterium harbors:
- a CDS encoding NADH-quinone oxidoreductase subunit NuoF has translation MRQGNGGGDSVSPERLTSPEALNHLRERLLKQRDNSRTVINVCSGTGCLACGCSAVTAAFREALAESRLENVVELKTTGCHGFCERGPLVAVYPLGVFYQKVSPSDVKLIVDQTIKGGKLVNKLLYKDPQTKQVIPYEHEIPFYKKQMRLLLGLNMVMDPNSIEDYFILRGYQCMVRALFNMKPEEVVQEVLDSGLRGRGGAGFPTGKKWAACREAKAETKYIICNADEGDPGAFMDRSLLEGNPHSIIEGIVVGGYAVGAHQGFVYVRNEYPLAVKNLTYAIGTAREYGLLGRNILGSGFDFDIEVSRGGGAFVCGEETALIASIEGNIGTPRPRPPYPAEAGLFGLPTLINNVESWASVALIIEKGAKWFSSIGTASSKGTKVFALTGNINNTGLVEVPMGITLREIIYDIGGGCPRGKKFKAVQTGGPSGGTLIVESGEPEIHESLVAHGDIREEEEAISLLDLPVDFDELTKAGSMMGSGGMIVMDQDTCMVDMAKYFFNFLQEESCGKCLPCREGLQIILAVLKRIADGKGETKDLDTLEEVSQVMIDTSLCQLGGTAPNPVLSTLRYFRHEYLAHIQDKRCPAGVCKELVSHAIDETCTGCHVCFEPCPTDAITGKTKELHVIDQAKCIQCGACYQVCRFDSIKRVKRGGGDIVQLRAKEKWQPLKKRTAAVA, from the coding sequence ATCCGTCAAGGAAACGGTGGAGGAGACAGCGTGAGCCCAGAAAGACTTACCTCACCCGAAGCTCTCAACCATTTGCGGGAGCGTCTTCTGAAGCAGCGGGACAACAGCCGGACCGTCATCAATGTGTGTTCGGGGACCGGCTGTTTGGCCTGCGGTTGTTCCGCCGTAACGGCGGCCTTTCGGGAAGCGCTGGCCGAGAGCCGCCTGGAAAACGTGGTGGAACTGAAGACCACGGGATGCCACGGCTTCTGCGAACGCGGGCCGCTGGTGGCCGTGTACCCGCTGGGAGTCTTTTACCAGAAAGTCTCGCCATCGGACGTCAAGCTGATTGTAGATCAGACGATCAAGGGCGGGAAGCTGGTCAACAAACTGCTCTATAAAGACCCGCAGACCAAGCAAGTAATCCCCTACGAGCACGAGATTCCGTTCTACAAGAAGCAGATGCGACTGCTGCTGGGTCTGAACATGGTCATGGATCCCAACTCCATCGAAGACTACTTCATCCTGCGCGGCTATCAGTGCATGGTCAGGGCCTTGTTCAACATGAAGCCGGAGGAAGTGGTTCAGGAGGTTTTGGATTCGGGCCTGCGCGGACGAGGCGGCGCCGGTTTCCCCACGGGCAAGAAATGGGCGGCCTGTCGTGAAGCCAAGGCGGAAACCAAATACATCATCTGCAATGCCGACGAAGGCGATCCCGGCGCGTTCATGGATCGTTCGCTCTTGGAAGGCAATCCCCATTCGATTATTGAAGGCATCGTCGTCGGGGGCTATGCGGTCGGCGCCCATCAGGGATTCGTTTACGTACGCAACGAATATCCACTGGCCGTCAAAAACCTCACTTACGCCATCGGCACCGCCCGGGAATACGGCCTGCTGGGCCGGAATATTCTCGGCAGCGGATTTGACTTCGATATCGAGGTCTCGCGGGGCGGCGGAGCGTTCGTATGTGGCGAGGAGACGGCGCTCATCGCTTCGATTGAAGGCAACATCGGCACTCCGCGGCCGCGGCCTCCTTATCCGGCCGAAGCCGGACTGTTCGGATTGCCCACGCTGATTAATAACGTGGAGTCATGGGCCAGCGTCGCGCTGATCATCGAGAAGGGCGCGAAGTGGTTCAGCAGTATCGGCACGGCGAGTTCCAAGGGCACCAAGGTCTTCGCTCTGACCGGCAACATCAATAACACCGGACTGGTGGAAGTGCCGATGGGGATTACCCTCCGCGAGATCATCTACGATATCGGCGGCGGATGTCCGCGCGGCAAGAAGTTCAAAGCCGTTCAGACCGGCGGACCCTCGGGCGGTACGCTGATCGTGGAGAGCGGCGAGCCGGAGATCCATGAGAGTCTGGTCGCGCACGGCGATATTCGGGAGGAGGAAGAAGCGATCAGCCTCCTGGACTTGCCGGTGGACTTCGACGAATTGACCAAAGCCGGTTCGATGATGGGTTCGGGCGGTATGATCGTCATGGATCAGGACACCTGCATGGTGGACATGGCGAAGTACTTCTTCAACTTCCTGCAGGAGGAAAGCTGCGGCAAGTGTCTGCCCTGCCGGGAAGGATTGCAGATTATCCTGGCCGTGCTGAAACGCATTGCCGATGGCAAGGGCGAGACGAAGGATCTCGACACTCTCGAAGAAGTCTCGCAGGTGATGATTGACACGAGCCTTTGCCAGCTCGGCGGGACCGCGCCCAATCCGGTGCTGTCCACGCTGCGCTACTTCCGGCACGAATATCTCGCTCACATTCAAGACAAGCGTTGTCCGGCCGGCGTCTGCAAGGAGCTGGTCTCGCACGCCATTGACGAGACCTGCACCGGCTGCCACGTCTGCTTCGAACCGTGCCCGACCGACGCGATCACCGGGAAGACGAAAGAGCTGCACGTGATAGATCAGGCCAAGTGCATTCAGTGCGGGGCCTGCTATCAGGTGTGCCGGTTCGACAGCATTAAGCGTGTCAAGCGCGGCGGGGGAGATATCGTCCAACTGAGAGCCAAAGAGAAGTGGCAACCGCTCAAGAAACGTACGGCAGCTGTAGCATAG
- a CDS encoding CoB--CoM heterodisulfide reductase iron-sulfur subunit B family protein has protein sequence MMEFAYYPGCSLEYTAKPYDQSCREIFAALGVKLREIEDWNCCGATMYMSVNKLVGYSVSARNLALAQNMGCDICAPCSSCYTILHKTNHYLEWDPKSRIKINEALNAAKLSYDKPIKVRHPLDILVNDCGIRKITEAAPFRFDGLKIAPYYGCQIVRPDKQFDDMDDPTTMDELLGALGAEIVEYPCKVRCCGGMLMTTFEDVALDLNNNLLRAAEVRQADCIVTVCPLCQMNLEAYQPKINERYGTKHNLPVVYFTQLIGMALGIDPRKLGLDTLLVKLAQPKMKSKQAVEVAA, from the coding sequence CTGATGGAGTTCGCGTACTACCCCGGATGCAGCCTCGAATACACGGCCAAGCCGTATGATCAGTCGTGTCGCGAGATTTTTGCGGCGCTCGGCGTCAAGCTGCGCGAGATCGAAGACTGGAACTGCTGCGGGGCCACGATGTACATGTCGGTCAACAAGCTGGTCGGCTACTCGGTGAGCGCCCGCAATCTGGCCTTGGCTCAGAACATGGGCTGCGATATCTGCGCTCCCTGCAGCAGCTGCTACACGATTCTGCACAAGACCAATCACTATCTTGAATGGGATCCCAAGTCGCGGATCAAGATCAACGAAGCTCTGAACGCGGCCAAACTGTCCTACGACAAGCCGATCAAAGTGCGGCACCCCCTCGACATTCTGGTCAATGACTGCGGCATCCGTAAAATCACCGAAGCGGCTCCCTTCCGCTTCGACGGGCTGAAAATCGCCCCCTATTACGGCTGTCAGATCGTCCGCCCCGACAAGCAGTTCGACGATATGGACGATCCCACGACGATGGATGAACTGCTGGGAGCGTTGGGAGCCGAGATTGTCGAATATCCGTGCAAGGTCCGTTGCTGCGGCGGAATGCTGATGACCACGTTCGAGGACGTCGCGTTGGACCTGAACAACAACCTGCTGCGGGCGGCCGAGGTTCGTCAGGCCGATTGTATTGTCACGGTTTGCCCGCTGTGCCAGATGAACCTCGAAGCATACCAGCCGAAGATCAACGAACGCTACGGCACGAAGCACAACCTGCCGGTGGTGTACTTTACGCAACTCATCGGGATGGCGTTGGGGATTGATCCGCGGAAACTCGGGCTGGATACATTGCTGGTGAAACTGGCCCAACCCAAGATGAAATCCAAGCAAGCTGTTGAGGTGGCGGCATGA
- a CDS encoding FAD-dependent oxidoreductase, giving the protein MSDERTQGNGKAPACRVGVYVCHCGTNIAKMVDVVQIAKQMQGAPDVVVSRDYKFMCSEPGQEMIIADIKEQKLDRVIVAACSPLMHELTFRAACERGGLNRYLFDMVNIREQVSWVTADYGAATGKARALINGAVARVKFQKPLEMRRIDVTKRVMIVGGGIAGIEAALQIADAGFEVILVEKTESIGGHMASFDKTFPTLDCAACILTPKMVSVGKHPNIRLLTLAEVEEVHGYVGNFNVKVRKKARFVDTSLCNSCGSCYEACPAQPFPLDRALILGDTVFKEGRRLKARRPRSLGPEHDIASLTRARPKPEQVRLPEKEGVK; this is encoded by the coding sequence ATGAGCGACGAGCGAACCCAAGGCAACGGCAAAGCTCCCGCCTGCCGCGTCGGGGTTTACGTCTGTCACTGTGGAACCAACATCGCCAAGATGGTGGACGTGGTGCAGATCGCCAAGCAGATGCAAGGCGCTCCGGACGTGGTGGTCTCGCGGGACTACAAATTCATGTGCTCCGAGCCGGGCCAGGAAATGATCATCGCCGATATCAAGGAACAGAAGCTGGATCGCGTGATTGTGGCGGCTTGCAGCCCGCTCATGCATGAGCTGACGTTCCGCGCGGCCTGCGAGCGTGGTGGACTCAACCGCTACCTGTTCGACATGGTGAACATCCGCGAGCAGGTGAGCTGGGTCACCGCCGACTATGGCGCGGCCACGGGCAAGGCCCGCGCGCTCATCAACGGCGCCGTGGCCCGCGTGAAGTTCCAGAAGCCGCTCGAGATGCGCCGCATTGACGTCACCAAGCGGGTGATGATCGTGGGAGGCGGCATCGCCGGAATCGAGGCCGCGCTGCAGATCGCCGACGCCGGATTTGAAGTGATTCTGGTGGAAAAGACCGAGTCCATCGGCGGTCACATGGCGAGCTTCGACAAAACCTTCCCGACTCTCGACTGTGCCGCCTGCATTCTCACTCCCAAGATGGTATCAGTGGGCAAGCACCCTAATATCCGCCTTCTGACCTTGGCGGAAGTCGAGGAAGTACACGGCTACGTGGGGAACTTCAACGTCAAGGTTCGCAAGAAGGCGCGCTTCGTGGACACCAGTCTCTGCAACAGTTGCGGTTCGTGCTATGAAGCCTGTCCGGCGCAGCCGTTCCCGCTGGATCGCGCGCTGATTCTGGGGGACACGGTTTTCAAGGAGGGCCGCCGTCTGAAGGCGCGCCGTCCGCGGTCGCTGGGTCCTGAGCACGACATTGCTTCTCTCACCAGAGCCCGACCCAAACCCGAGCAGGTTCGTCTGCCGGAAAAGGAAGGAGTCAAATAG
- a CDS encoding 4Fe-4S dicluster domain-containing protein: MPETLGPIPKREARRKEAELRDAFWKEVAGIPNGERIKNCIQCGTCTGTCPVSYAMDITPRQTVAMFRAGLLDEILRSRTIWICASCYSCTVRCPEDIRVTDLLYALKRLAMEKKIYPDDFPVHALSKAFIGNVYKYGRNFEMGLGATYFLKTDPKKLFANAGFGLSLLKRGRMSIKPSVIKKVHEVRAIIDRANQLEGA; the protein is encoded by the coding sequence ATGCCGGAAACACTTGGACCTATTCCAAAACGAGAAGCCCGACGAAAAGAAGCGGAACTGCGCGACGCCTTCTGGAAGGAAGTAGCGGGCATTCCCAATGGTGAGCGCATCAAGAACTGCATCCAATGCGGAACCTGCACCGGAACCTGCCCGGTTTCGTATGCCATGGACATCACCCCGCGGCAAACGGTGGCGATGTTCCGGGCCGGACTGCTCGATGAGATTCTACGGAGCCGTACCATCTGGATCTGCGCGTCCTGCTACTCGTGCACCGTTCGTTGCCCCGAGGATATCCGGGTAACGGATCTTCTGTACGCGCTGAAACGGCTGGCGATGGAAAAGAAAATCTACCCCGACGACTTCCCCGTCCACGCGCTGTCCAAAGCGTTCATCGGAAACGTGTACAAATACGGCCGCAACTTCGAGATGGGGCTGGGCGCAACATATTTTCTGAAAACCGATCCTAAGAAGCTCTTTGCCAATGCGGGCTTCGGTCTCTCGCTATTGAAGAGAGGTCGAATGTCCATCAAGCCCAGCGTCATTAAAAAGGTGCATGAGGTGCGGGCCATCATTGACCGCGCCAATCAATTGGAGGGTGCCTGA
- a CDS encoding NAD(P)H-dependent oxidoreductase subunit E, with protein MRSAAHETYDLEHTISAIVNRYGGKAVGLIMALQDVQKHYRYLPVEALKLVAEKMVLPIAQVYAVATFYRAFSLTPKGKHHICVCTGTACHVRQATVIVDDITRNIGIAPGETTPDGEISYETVNCLGACALGPLVTVDDEYHGNMTVMKMAAVLDKLRGKHVSVKETVEETA; from the coding sequence ATGCGCTCTGCTGCCCACGAAACCTACGATTTGGAGCACACGATCAGTGCTATCGTCAATCGCTATGGCGGTAAAGCGGTCGGGCTGATCATGGCTCTGCAGGACGTGCAAAAGCACTATCGTTACCTGCCGGTGGAGGCGCTCAAGCTGGTGGCGGAGAAGATGGTGCTGCCCATCGCTCAGGTCTACGCGGTGGCCACGTTCTATCGGGCGTTCAGCCTCACCCCCAAAGGCAAACACCACATCTGCGTCTGCACCGGCACCGCCTGTCACGTGCGTCAGGCGACCGTGATCGTGGATGACATCACCCGAAACATAGGGATCGCTCCCGGGGAAACGACGCCCGACGGCGAGATCAGCTACGAGACGGTGAATTGTCTGGGCGCGTGCGCGCTCGGCCCGTTGGTTACGGTGGATGACGAGTATCACGGGAACATGACCGTTATGAAGATGGCCGCGGTTCTGGATAAGCTGCGTGGCAAGCACGTATCCGTCAAGGAAACGGTGGAGGAGACAGCGTGA
- a CDS encoding (2Fe-2S)-binding protein yields MAKIRITIDEQPIEVEAGTYILEAANQLGIRIPTLCYYPHIEPYAACRICVVEASNQAGWTKVVTACNYAVWEGLSIHTDTPRVINARRVNLEMLLSR; encoded by the coding sequence ATGGCCAAAATCAGGATTACCATTGACGAACAGCCGATTGAGGTCGAAGCGGGAACCTATATTCTCGAGGCGGCGAATCAGTTGGGGATCAGGATTCCCACGCTGTGTTACTACCCGCACATCGAACCCTATGCGGCCTGCCGGATTTGTGTGGTGGAAGCGAGCAACCAAGCGGGCTGGACCAAGGTGGTGACGGCCTGCAACTATGCCGTTTGGGAAGGTCTCTCCATCCACACCGACACGCCCCGCGTTATCAACGCCCGGCGGGTGAACCTCGAAATGCTTCTCAGCCG